A region from the Actinoplanes sp. OR16 genome encodes:
- a CDS encoding 2'-5' RNA ligase family protein, with amino-acid sequence MSDPARTRIGVAIDIPEPWGSELTRRRAEAGDPQAAYTPAHVTLLGPTEVAGDALPAVEKHLEAIAGAQPPFTIHLRGTGTFRPITEVVFVTLAKGISECELLAEAITRSEDVRRDTRFPYHPHVTVAQDVSPEALDAVFEELAGFSASFEVTAFTLFSHGGEGPWRPRRDFPLGR; translated from the coding sequence GTGTCCGACCCGGCACGCACGCGTATCGGCGTGGCGATCGACATCCCGGAGCCCTGGGGCTCCGAGCTGACCCGGCGCCGCGCCGAGGCCGGCGACCCGCAGGCGGCCTACACACCGGCGCACGTCACCCTCCTCGGCCCGACCGAGGTGGCCGGTGACGCGCTGCCCGCGGTGGAGAAGCACCTGGAGGCGATCGCCGGCGCCCAGCCGCCGTTCACCATCCACCTGCGGGGCACCGGAACCTTCCGGCCGATCACCGAGGTGGTTTTCGTGACGCTGGCGAAGGGCATCAGCGAGTGTGAGCTGCTGGCCGAGGCGATCACGCGGTCGGAGGACGTGCGCCGGGACACCCGTTTCCCGTACCACCCGCACGTCACGGTGGCGCAGGACGTGTCGCCCGAGGCGCTGGACGCGGTCTTCGAGGAGCTGGCCGGATTCTCCGCCAGTTTCGAGGTCACCGCGTTCACCCTCTTCTCGCACGGCGGCGAGGGACCTTGGCGGCCGCGGCGGGACTTCCCACTCGGGCGCTGA